GGTTCCCGTCCTCCTCACATGGCGAGTATTTCGCGCACGGCCTGTTCCTGCTGTTCCTTCGTCAGCAGGTTGTTGTGGTAGGCGTGGGTGTTCTCGGCGAAGGATACACCCTTGCCCTTCACCGTCCGGGCGATTATGGCGGTGGGAGCTCCCCTGACTTCGGACGCCTCGTCGAGGGCCCTGACTATCTGTGCCATGTCGTGCCCGTCGATTTCAAAGGTTTTCCAGCCGAAGGCGGAGAATTTGCCGCGGATGTCGCCGAGGTCGTATCGGTCGCAGGTCTTGCCCACGGCCTGAATGCCGTTCATGTCAACGATGGCGGTGATGTTGTCCAGTTTGAAGGCCGAGGCTGCCGTGGCGGCTTCCCAGACCTGCCCCTCGGCCAGTTCCCCGTCGCCGAGAATGACCCATGTGTGGTAGCCGAGACCGTCGAGGCGGCCGCCGAGAGCCATGCCCACACCGATGGACAACCCCTGGCCGAGGGA
The DNA window shown above is from Aminivibrio sp. and carries:
- a CDS encoding transketolase yields the protein LGIEKRGHLGGSLSCADIVAALYFYKMRHDPKDRFMPDRDRFIMSKGHSVLAQYAALAEAGYFPKETLKKTKTLGCFLQGHPERETPGVEANTGSLGQGLSIGVGMALGGRLDGLGYHTWVILGDGELAEGQVWEAATAASAFKLDNITAIVDMNGIQAVGKTCDRYDLGDIRGKFSAFGWKTFEIDGHDMAQIVRALDEASEVRGAPTAIIARTVKGKGVSFAENTHAYHNNLLTKEQQEQAVREILAM